AACGGCGCGCCGGCCGTGCAGGCGGCGGATGTCGCGAAGCTCCGCAAGGCGACCCAGGCGGCGCGTTGAGCGCGCGGGTCGGACTTCGGCTAACCGGTGCGCGCTCGTTCGCGAGGCGGCGCACCTTTTTTGACGCAAAAGTAGGGGTGTCTGGATGGCTCACGTAACTTATACGGATACGCAACTCCTGATCAACGGCGAATGGACGGATGCCGCGAGCGGCAAGACGATCGACGTCGTCAACCCGGCCACCGGCAAGGCGATCGGCAAGGTGGCCCATGCGGGCATCGCCGACCTCGACCGCGCGTTGGCCGCCGCGCAGCGCGGCTTCGAGCAGTGGCGCCGGGTGCCCGCGCACGAGCGCGCGGCGACGATGCGCAAGGCGGCGGCGCTGGTGCGCGAACGCGCGGACGGCATCGCGCAGCTGATGACGCAGGAGCAGGGCAAGCCGCTCGTCGAGGCGCGCCTCGAAGTGCTGGCGGCCGCGGACATCATCGAATGGTTCGCCGACGAAGGGCGGCGCGTGTACGGCCGCATCGTGCCGCCGCGCAACCTCGGCGCGCAGCAGACGGTCGTGAAGGAGCCGGTCGGCCCGGTCGCCGCGTTCACGCCGTGGAATTTCCCGGTCAACCAGGTCGTGCGCAAGCTGAGCGCCGCGCTCGCGACCGGCTGCTCGTTCCTCGTGAAGGCGCCGGAGGAGACGCCGGCATCGCCGGCCGCGCTGCTGCGCGCGTTCGTCGACGCGGGCGTGCCGGCCGGCGTGATCGGCCTCGTGTACGGCGATCCGGCCGAGATCTCCGCGTACCTGATTCCGCATCCGGTGATCCGCAAGGTGACGTTCACCGGCTCGACGCCGGTCGGCAAGCACCTGGCCGCGCTGGCGGGCCAGCACATGAAGCGCGCGACGATGGAGCTCGGCGGGCATGCGCCGGTGATCGTCGCCGAGGATGCGGACGTCGCGCTCGCGGTGAAGGCCGCCGGCGGCGCGAAATTCCGCAACGCGGGGCAAGTGTGCATCTCGCCGACCCGCTTCCTGGTGCACAACAGCATCCGCGACGAATTTACGCGCGCGCTCGTCAAGCATGCGCAAGGGCTGAAGGTCGGCAACGGGCTCAACGAGGGCACGACGCTCGGCGCGCTCGCGAACGCGCGCCGGATCGCCGCGATGACGTCGGTCGTCGAGAACGCGCGCGCGGTCGGCGCACGCGTCGAGACGGGCGGCGAGCGGATCGGCACGGAAGGCAACTTCTTCGCGCCGACGGTGCTGGCCGACGTGCCGCTCGAGGCGGACGTGTTCAACAACGAGCCGTTCGGGCCGGTCGCGGCGATTCGCGGCTTCGACTCGCTCGAGGACGCGATCGCGGAAGCGAACCGTCTGCCGTACGGGCTCGCCGGGTATGCGTTCACGCGCTCGTTCGCGAACGTGCATCTGCTGACGCAGCGTCTCGAAGTGGGGATGCTGTGGATCAACCAGCCGGCGACGCCGTGGCCCGAGATGCCGTTCGGCGGCGTGAAGGATTCGGGCTATGGGTCCGAAGGCGGGCCGGAGGCGCTCGAGCCGTATCTCGTGACGAAGTCGGTGACGGTGATGGCGGTTTGATGGTCAGGTGATGCCGTGCGCGCGCCGCGTTTCGCGCGGCGCGCGGTTGAGGGGTGGTTGGTGGTGCTGGGTTTGAGTTGCCTATTTTAGACTTTACATAACGTGAATTATCAATCTGAGCGATGTAGTAGCTTTTTAGAAATGTCGTGTTCTAGCCATTTAGAAATGTCCGCTTTCGGGCGCGTAAGCTGTCCGGCTGCCGATTTCCCGGCGCCGGAGGCTGCGATGGCTGCAACGGAGCGGATCTCGATGACGATGCGCGAACTGGACCGATTCAAGATCATTCAGGACGTAACGGCGAGCTCAAGCCGTGGCGTGCAGCCGAACGGCTGGAATTGACGAGCCGGCAGATCCGGCGACGGGTCGGCCGATTGCGTGATCACGGGCCGCCACGTCACTGCCAGGCGATCGAACGAATGAAGCCCGCCGCGAGCACGCAGTAGAACAGTCCGCAGAAAAGGCCGAACGGCTTTCGCGTGCGCGCGAAGAACGGCCCCGCCGAATGCGACGAAAACGCGAGCGCATACGTCGTGAACACGATGAAGCCGAGCGTCGCGCAGCCGGCGACGAGCACGAAGCTCGTCCACGCCGACGCGTTCGCCGACAGCCCCAGCGTCGTCACGGTCAGCCACGACAGGATCGCCTTCGGGTTGGTCAGGTGGATGCCGAGCCCCTGCAGATAGAACCTCGCCAGGCTGCCGCGCCGCGCCTGCGCATCGGCCTTCAGCGGATCGCGCGGCGAGTACGCGGCGCGCACCGCCTTGTACGCGAGCCACAGCAGGTAGCCTGCGCCGAGGATCTTGAGCCACATGAGCAGCACACCGGACGACAGCAGCATCGCGGACACGCCGGCCGCTGCCGTCACGCCCCAGCAGAGCGAGCCGGACATCACGCCGGCGGCCATCGCCAGGCCGGGCGTGCGCCCGTGGTTCAGCGACACGTTCGCGATCGACAGGTTGGCCGGCCCCGGCGTTGCCGTGCCGATCAGGTAGACGGCGAACGCGACGCCGAAGCCGGAGAAGTGGGCGAGGTTCATCTAAGGGTCCTTGTGCTCATCGCCACGCGCGGCCGTTCCGCTGCGCGCCGCCGTGCTCGTGTGAAACAACCGTGATCGAGTTTTCTTCCCGTCGGAAATCCACCTCCGCGGCTCACGCCGCCCTTACAGGCGCTCGTCCCGGCGTTCTCGGTCGAGACAGCGCACGGCCCGATGACAGGCCGAACCGATGCGGAGCGGCGGCGTCGCGCCCTCCTTCACGACCACGCCGTGCAGTGCCGGCACCCGCGAGACGACCAGCGGCACGCTCATCGCGACGTTGAAAACATGGGTGTTACCGAGGCGCATGGGCGTACCGCCTTTTCCATTCGGAACAGCCCGATTTCGCGCATGTGATCGCCCTAGCCGCTACGGTTCGACAGCGGCCCCACCGAACGCCTGCGGTAGCGATTATTCGACTAGAATCCGCTCACCGGAATGAACACAACCAAACAATCACTATCAAAGTGTTCGGGCATTTCGCCGAACACTTTGCCCGCCCTTCCTGACGATGGTGTCAAATGAAACTCGCGCTCGACACGACGACCGGCGTTCCGCTGACCGAACAGCTGGCCGACCAGATCGAACGGATGATCCGTTCGCAGCAATTGCGCGGCGGCGTGAAACTGCCGTCGATCCGCAAGATGGCGGCCGATCAGCAGATCAGCCGCTTCCCGGTCATCGAGGCATACGATCTGCTCGCTGCCCGCGGCCTGATCCGGCCGCGCCACGGCTCCGGCTTCTACGTGGCCGACCGGCTCGACCGCAGCGCGCCGGTCGGCGGCACGGATCCGCAGATCGCCGAGGAAGAATCCGGCCACATCCTCGAGCAATTCGCGTCGACCGACGATCGCCTCAAGCTGTCGAGCGGCTTCATGCCGGCTGCGTGGCGCGACGTCGACGGCATCGCCCAGGCCATACGGCACGTCGTGCGCAGCGACGCGGCGAGCCTGGTCGACTATGCGCAGCCGCAAGGTGACCCGCTGCTGCGGCAGTACCTGAGCGGGTATCTCGCGCCACTCGGCATCCACGCGCAGCCGCAGCAGATTCTCGTCACGCACAGCGCGAGCCACGCGCTCGATCTCGTCGTGCGCCTGATGCTGAAGCCGGGCGACACGGTATTCGTCGAGGATCCCGGTTACTTCAACCTGTTCGGGCTGCTGAAGCTGCACGGCGTGAAGCTCGTCGGTGTGCCGCGCCGCGCGACGGGGCCCGACGTCGAGATCACCGAGGCGCTGCTGCGCGAACATCGTCCGAAGCTGTTCTTCGTCAATACCGCGTTCCACAACCCGACTGCGACGAACATTGCACCGCCGATCATGTTCCGGCTGCTGCGGCTCGCGCACCAGCATGGCTTCACGATCGTCGAGGACGATGTCTACGGCGATTTCGAGGCGACGCCGTCGCAGCGGCTCGCGACGCTCGACCAGTTCGAACGCGTGATCTATGTCGGCGGGTTCTCGAAGACGCTGTCGTCGTCGCTGCGGGTCGGCTACCTGGCCGCGCGACCCGACCTGATCAAGCATCTCATCGACCTGAAGGCCCTCACCAGCATGGGCGGCGCGCGGATCGTGGAAAGCATCGTCGCGCTGCTGCTCGAGCGCGGCACGCACCGCAAGCACCTGGAGCGGCTGCGCCGGCGCCTCGCGCAGGCGTCGGCGCACACGGTCGCGCGATTGCGGCAGGCGGGCTGGCAGGTGTACGCGCAACCGAACGGCGGGATGTTCGTGTGGGCATGCGTGCCGGGCGTCGACGATTCCGCGCGTCTCGTCGAACTCGCGCGCACGCTCGGGCTCGATCTCGCGCCGGGGCGCGACTACCGGCCGAACGGCGACGCCACGCCGTGGGTCCGCCTCAACGTGGCGGCGGCGAGCGATCCGCAGGCGGCGCCGTTCATCGACGCGGCCCCCGGCCTCGCTCGAGACACGTGACGGACCGTCTTGCGCGGATGTGATGCGATGCAAACGCGGCCGGCTTCCGACGGCCGCGCCGGTCGCGGACGGCCGGTCAGCTGCGCGACAACACGTCGTCATTTGCGGGTCCGTGCGATCGACGATACGTCGCTGCCGATTTCGCCGCCGGACTTCAGAATGCATGACCCGACGCCGTCGTCGCCGTTTCGCGCAAGCCGATGTGACCAGCTCGGCCGTGTTGCCGGTGACCGGCGAGGTTCCCAACCATGCGCTAACGCCGGCGCAGCGAACGCCCCCGCTCGGACCGCTGCGTATCAGTGCGCGATGCCCCAGCGGCGCACCGTCAGCCGCTCGAGCGTATCGAACACGAGATGCTCGACGAGCAACCCGATCACGATCACCGCCGCGAGCCCCGCGAACACGCGATCCGTATACAGCTCGTTGCGACTCTGGAAGATGTACCAGCCGAGCCCGCCCTGCCCCGCGCTCGCGCCGAACACGAGTTCCGCGGCGATCAGCGTGCGCCACGCGAACGCCCAGCCGACACGCAATCCCGCGAGAATCGACGGCAGCGCGGCCGGCACGAGGATCAGCGCGACCTGCCTCAGCCCCGTGAGCCCGTAGTTGCGGCCGGCCATCCGCAGCGTCGCGGGCACGCCGAGAAAACCCGTGTACATGTTCAGCGCGAGCGGCCACAGCACCGCGTGCACGAGCACGAACAGCAGGCTGCCGGTGCCGAGGCCGAACCACAGCAACGCGATCGGCAGCAGCGCGATCGACGGCAGCGGGTTGAACATCGACGTCAGCATCGACAGCAGGTCGCGGCCGATGCGCGTCGACACGGCAACCGACGTCAGCGCGAACGCGAGCACGACGCCGAGCGCATAGCCGCGCAGCAGCACCGACAGCGAGATGCCGGTCTTCACGAGCAGCTCGCCCGACGCGATGCCCTGCACGAACGCGACGAACGTCGCGCCGAAGGTCGGCACGAGCAGGTCGTTGGCGACGAGCCGCGCGGTGAGCTCCCATGCGCCGATCAGCACCAGCGCGATCAGCGCGCGGCGAAACCAGCCGGCGTCCAGCACGCGCCGCGCGAGCGGCACGGGAACCGCGCGTTCGACGTCGAGCGGCGCCTGCAGCGGCAGTTCGTATTCCGCGCGCACCGGCGGCAGCGGCGGCAGAGTCGGATGCGGCGTGCTCATCGTTCGGTTTCCTGCGCGAATGCGTCGTCCGTCTCGAACAGCAGCCGGTGAATGCGCGCGACGCTGTCGCGGAAGTCGGCACGGCCGACGCTGTCCTGCGAATACGCGTGACTGTTGATCTCCGCGCGCACGCGGCCCGGGTGCGGCGACAGCAGCAGGATGCGGTTGCCGACGACGAGCGCCTCCTCGATCGAATGCGTGACGAACAGCAGCGTGAAGCGCACGCCGTCCCACAGCCGCAGCAGCTCCTCCTGCATCTTGCGGCGGGTCAGCGCGTCGAGCGCGGCGAACGGCTCGTCCATCAGCAGCACGCGCGGCTGCATCGCGAGCGCGCGGGCGATCGCGACGCGCTGCTTCATGCCGCCGGACAGCGTGTGCGGATACGCATCGGCGAATGCCGCAAGGCCGACCTTGTCGAGATAGTGCAACGCGCGCTCGCGCGCTTGCGCGCGCGGCAGCTTCTTCGCGACGCGCAGCGGGAACGCGACGTTCTCGGCGACCGTCTTCCACGGCGGCAGCTGATCGAATTCCTGAAACACGACGACGCGATCGGCGCCGGGCCCGCGCACCGGCTCGCCGCCGAGCGCGATCGTGCCGGACGCCGGCTCGATGAAGCCCGCGATCGCCTTCAGCAGCGTCGACTTGCCGCAACCCGACGGCCCGAGCAGCACGAAGCGGTCGCCGCCGTATACGTCGAAGCTCACCTGATGCGTCGCGCGGACGATGCGCGCGCGGCTGCGGTATTCGAGACTGACGCGGTCGATCGCGAGCAGGCGCTCGCTGTGCGTGGATGGCGCGGCTGCGTCCGGCGCGGGCCGGACGTCGGCGGCTGTCGCACCGCCCGCCTCCCAAGCGACAGGCGACGGCCCCGGACGCGCCGCTGCGGGCAGCGTCCAGCTTCTCGACGTGGTGACGTTCACGATAAGGATTCCTGCAAGCAAAACGTCACCATACGGTCGGCCGGTGCACACACCAACCAATCATTGCGCATATTCAAACCATCGCGGCGCATAAGCGTCGATTGCGCCGCTCGAACGGCCGCCGCTCAGCTCCCGCCCGCCGTCGCGGGATCGTCGAAGAAGTAGTCGCGCCACGATTTCGGCTCGTTGCGGATCGCGCCGATCCGGTACATGAACTGCGCGAGCTTGAACGTGTTCTGCGGCGCGGTCTTGAATTGCACCTGTGGATTGCGCACGATCTTCAGCAGCAGCGCGCGGTCGATCTTCGAGCCGTTCGCGCGGATATACGCGTCCGCCGCGCGCTCGGGGTCGGCCGCGATCACGCGCGCGGCTTCCGCAAGCGCCGCGACGAATGCGCGATAGGTCTTCGGGTTGTCGTTGCGGAACTTCTCGGTCGCGTAGAGCACGGTCGCCGAGCTCGGGCCGCCCAGCACGTCGTATGAATTCAGCACGATGTGCGCGTTCGGATTGCCCGCCAGCTCCTGCTCCTGGAACGGCGGATTGCCGAAGTGGGCGGTGATCACGCTGCCGTTCGCCAGAATCGCGGCCGTCGCGTCGGGGTGCGGAATCGCCTGCGTGAGGCCGTCGAGCTTCGCGTATTGCTGGTCGCCCCACTGCTTCGCGACCGCATACTGCAGCACGCGCGACTGCACGGACACGCCGACGGCCGGCACCGCGATGCGGTCCTTCGCGGTGAAGTCGGCGAGCGTCTTCACGTTCGGATTATTGCTGACGAGGTAGTACGGCAGGTTGCCGAGCGACGCGACACCCTTCACGTTCTGCCGGCCATGCGTGCGGTCCCACACCGTCAGCAGCGGGCCGACGCCCGCGCCCGCGATGTCGACCGCGCCGGACAGCAGCGCGTCGTTCACGGCCGCGCCGCCCGACAGGCGCACCCAGTCGACCTTGATGTCGAGGCCCGCCTTGCGGCCTTCCTTCTCGATCAGCTGCTGGTCGCGCGCGACGTTCAGCATCAGGTAGACGACGCCGAACTGCTCGGCGATGCGGATGCGGCCTTCCGCGTGTGCGGGGCGCGGCGTGCCGGCGACCACGAACGCCAGCGCGGCGGTGAGCGTGACGGCCAAGGCGCGGCGCGCGGAACGGGTCGTGCGGCGCAGGGCCGGCGAAACAGGAAACGACATCGGAACTCCAGCAGAAACGAGGCGTCGGGACGAAACGTGGCGCTCAGAACGGCGCGTCGCCTTCGATCGTCGTGCGATACAGCTTGCGGCGCAGGTGGTCCGGCGTGCCGGCCGCGAGATGCATCAGCGAACGGTTGTCCCAGAACACGAGATCGTGGTCGCGCCACACGTGCCGGTACAGATGTTCCGCGCGCACGCTGTGCGCGAACAGTTCGTCGAGCAGCGCGCGGCTTTCGTCCTCGGGCAAACCGACGATACGCGTCGTGAAATGCTCGCTGACGAACAGCGCCTTGCGGCCCGTCTCCGGGTGCGTGCGCACGACCGGATGCACGACCGGCTTCACCTGCGCGACCTGCTCGGCGGACAGGTTCGGCCGCCACGGATTGCGCGCCTGCAGTTCCGCATAGCGCGCGAGATACGTATGCTCGGCGCGCAGCCCGTCGGCCGCGCGGCGCAGGTGCGCGGGCAGCGTGTCCCACGCGAGATGCATGTTCGCGAACAGCGTGTCGCCGCCTTCGGACGGCAGCTCCTGCGCATGCAGCAGCGAGCCGAGGCTCGGCTTCTCCTTGTACGACAGGTCCGAGTGCCAGTAGTGACCGGCGTCGCCGAGACCGATCGGCCGGCCGTTCTCGACGATGTTCGACACGACCAGCACTTCCGGATGCCCGGCCAGCCCGAACTGGTGCAGCACGTGGATCTGCAGCGGGCCGAAGCGGCGGCTGAACGCGACGTGCCGTTCCGGCGTGATGCGCTGGTCGCGGAACACCAGCACGTGATGATCGAGATGCGCGCGATGGATGCGTGTGAAAGCGGCCGCGTCCAGCGGTTGCGACAGGTCGATCCCGACGACTTCTGCGCCGACCGGCGCATCGAGCGGGATGATGTCGAACCGCTGCGCGGCGGCCTCGAACGACGGTGCAGGCTGATGGCCGACGCGCGCCGCTGTTGCGGCGTGGATGGCGGGAGTCGTCACGATAGCGCCCCTGATTCGATGAAAAGGCGAATCTTCGAGCCCATGCCGGACGGCGTCAACGAAGCGATTTCGATACGTTTATCTGCCGCAGCGATAAGGATCGGCGCTCGGGCGGCGGGCCTGTCGGACGAGGAAATCAGGTCATGCGGCCGACTGTCGGATGTCGGCGCGCGTCGATATGCAGCGATCGTGCGACGCACGCCTTCGGTGTGCTCTCGGTTGAAAGGACGGCCGAGGGTCGAAGCGTTTGTCGCTCCGCCGACGCGTGCGCGATGCGACATGCCACATCGCGTCGCAGCGAAAACGGACGGCCCGGCGACACAGTTACAAGATAAGCGTTGACTCAAGCATTCGCGGCGGTTAGTGTACGCACCGAAGTCCAAGAAGTCCGATTGCTGTTCATCAATGTCTCGCCCCTCAGCGGTATTCGTTGTCCTCTCTCTCCTTGACGCTTCAAACGCTCTACAACAGAGCAAATCTCCTATTTACTGCTCAAGGATTCATCATGGATACCGGTATCGTCAAATGGTTCAACGACAGCAAAGGCTTCGGCTTCATCTCCCCGGACAATGGCGGTGACGACCTGTTCGCTCACTTCTCCGAAATCCGCGCCGACGGCTTCAAAACGCTCGCCGAAAATCAAAAAGTGAGCTTCGAAACGAAGCAAGGCCCGAAGGGTCTGCAAGCGGCCAACATCAAGCCGCTGTAAGTCTCAAGCGCCCGACGTCCGGGAACGGACGCGGGGCGCAGCGCCCCTCCACGACACGTCGTCTTCCTGAAGCGCACGCGCTCGGTGCCAGGCTGCGGCCGTTGATTCGGCCGCCTGCCACGCGTCGCATGCGTCGTTGCGTCTCGCGCTTTCGTCGGCCGGCGACTCTCTTTTGCGCGCTCTTATTGCGCCGGATTCAGCTAGTAACGGCTGTAAATCCGCGCCCGTTCAGCACGGCATGCGCGAGCTCGAATATTATTAAAATCAAAATGCAACACAACCAAACACAACAGTACAACGGCTATGCCATCCAGCCTTCGGCGCATCGCTTGCCCGACGGCAGTTATTCATCCAACCTGCTGCTCGAGCCGATCGACAGCCGCTGCGCCGATCGCCGCTACCAGTTCTATTCGCTCGACTACTTCCCGAGCGAACGGCAGGCGCTGCAGCATTCGGCTCGCTGGGCCCGCAACTGGGTCGATACGCGCGGCTGAACGCAACACCGCGCGGGCGTCGTTCGTTCGCGGCGGAACGCGAGATAGCAATCCTCGCTCTACGACTTCGGCCGCGCATGGCGCAGCCAAACCGCACGCCGCGCCGGCTTGTCGCGACAACACAAGCACGTGGCCCACGCCTTGCTCACGCCGTGGATGCGCAACATTTCCAGGTTGCGACCAGGCCAGATGGCCGTGCGCAGCGCGGTACTGCCAGGCGCGAAACAGGTGGTCGTCATCGATCATGTGCCGGAGCGGCTGGAGATGGCGCGCCAGGGCGGCGCCGTCACGATCGACTTCGACGAGGAAAGCGTCGTCGAGCGCCTGAACGAACTGACCGGCGGCAAGGGGCCGGAGAAATGCATCGATGCGGTCGGGATGGAATCGCACGCGACACGTTCCATCGACGCGCTGTACGACCGCGTGAAGCAGGCCGTCATGCTGGAGACGGATCGTCCGCACGTGCTGCGCGAGATGATCTATGTATGCCGGCCAGCCGGCATCCTGTCGATTTCGGGTGTGTACGGCGGCCTGCTCGACAAGATTCAGTTCGGCGCAGCGATGAACAAGGGGCCGACGTTCCGCATGGGCCAGACGCACGTGAATCGCCGGAGCGCCGACCTCCTCTCGCGGATCGAGCGCGGCCAGATCGATCCGTCGTTTGTGATCACCCATTCGGTGCCGCTCGAGCAAGGGCCGGGAATGTACGAGACGTTCCGCGACAAGCGCGACGGGTGCATCAAGGTCGTCATGAAACCTTGAGGCGGTGCGTCGCGGTCGCTGACGACGGCAGCCTGCGCGATCACTGCCGTACCGACGCGCGCAGAGCGATTCCCCCAATCGACATCGTGAAGCCGCGCGCGGCGGTCGTTGCGCGGGGATACTGCATCGAGCTCCCATTGGAGCGACCAGCGCTGCCGCCTCTCAGCGCCCCTTCGATGCGAGCACCCAGCGCGGGTGTCTGCCAGCGCTCTCCCGATGCGAGTCCCCACCGCCCGCGCCCGTCAACACCCCTTCCCGCCCATCGATTCCACCCGATTTCGCAGAAGACCTTTACTGTGCAGCGACTTAATCGACCGTTGCGCGATCTCCAATAATTGCCGCTCGATTCGTCGGCCGGGGGGGCCGACGCGGCCCGCACGGCGGTTCTGCCGCGCTAATGATAAATATTCCTATGCATTCCACGACCAAACGAAAGGCCCGCGCTCGCATCGCCGCGCTGCAATCCACCCAACGCGCGCGCCGCGCGGGCACGGCCGCGGGGACGGCCGTCGTCGCCTGCATGGCCGGCTTCCTTCCGGCCGCCGCCAACGCGCAAAGCAGCGTGACGCTGTACGGCCTGATCGACACGTCGATCACCTACGCGAACAACCAGCGCACGCACGGCGCGGGTTCGCCGGGCAGCAGCAGCTGGTCGATGACGAGCGGCGCACAGAACGCGTCGCGCTGGGGGATCCGCGGCGCCGAGAACCTCGGCGGCGGGATGTCGGCGATCTTCGCGCTCGAGAACGGCTTTTCGGGCACCACCGGCGCGCTGTCGCAGAAGGGCGTCGACATGTTCGGCCGCCAGGCGTGGGTCGGGCTGAATTCGAAGACGGCCGGGTCGCTCACGTTCGGCCGCCAGTACGACCTCATCCTGGATTTCGTGACGCCGCTGGGCGCATCGGGTCCCGGCTGGGGCGGCAACCTCGCCGTCCATCCGTACGACAACGACGATTCCAATCGCAACATCCGCATCAACAACTCGGTCAAGTACACGAGCCCGACGTACCACGGGCTGACCTTCGGCCTGATGTACGGCTTCTCGAACACGGCCGGCCAGTTCGGCAACAACGCGGCGTGGAGCGCGGGGGTGTCGTATGCGAACGGGCCGCTCAAGCTCGGCGCGGGGTATCTGAAGATCAACCGGGACCGCAACCTGGCCAACCCGAACGGCGCACTGAGCACGGTGGACGGCTCGGCGACGATCACCGGCGGCAGCCAGCAGATCTGGTCCGTCGCGGGACGCTACGCGTTCGGCCTGCATTCGGTCGGCCTCGGGTGGTCGCATTCGGCGACCGACGGCGTGACCGGCGTGCTGCAGGGCGGCAGCATCGCCGCGCTCAAGGGCAATTCGCTGGTGTTCGACAACTTCTCGATCGACGGACGCTATATGGCGACGTCCGCGTTGAGCCTGTCGGCCGCGTACACGTACACGATGGCGCGTTTCGACACGCGCACGGGCCAGACGCGCCCGAAGTGGAATCAGGTGGTTGCGCAGGCCGATTACGCGTTCACGAAGCGCACGGACGTGTATCTCGAAGGCGTCTATCAAAGCGTCAGCGGCGGCCACGGCAATCACGCGTTCGACGCCACCGTCTGGACGCTGGCGCCGTCCGCGAACGACAACCAGGTGATCGTCGCGCTGGGGCTGCGCCACAAGTTCTGATGCCGTGCTGCCGCGCGTCATGCGCGGCACTGGAACCTTCCCGCGCTGCCCGTGCTGGGGCGGCCGGGAAGCTGGTCGCACCGCGACATTTTTCCTCGCTACGGGAAAGCCGCTGGCGCTCGCCCACGACGAAGCGTCGTGGGCGCAGAACCGCAGGGCCGATCTCGTCTATCGCCGATCGGCTGGACGCCGCGGCCGACGCGGCGTCTACGTCACCCGCGTTCGACGCCCGATGCGCCTACCACCATCCTCCCCGATCTCCCGCGCGACGCAATCGCCGTCGGCGCACCTGCACGCGCCACGTGCGGCTCGTCAGCCGCGAATACGAGGCGCGCGGCCGGTCATGTGGGTGAAGCCGGTCAAGCGTGACGACGCGTGCGCGCCCAGGGAAAGCAATCCGCTCCTCTCCACCCAGGGACGCGCCACCCAAGAACCAGCGCTTGCCCCGATCAATCTCCGATGACCGCAGCCGTGCGCGTGATCGCGCATGCACGATCAGCGCGCTGAACCCGATATGCAAAAAGCATGGAATAAGCGGCGCTCGCGATACGTGTTGCCGTTGCGTTGCGCGCGCTCGTACGAAATGGCTCGTCAAGCGATCTGCGCGGCGAAAGGAGGCTGAGATGAAACCGGCACGAGCGACCGCGGCGCTGATCGCGGTGTTGGCGCTGCTGCTGACGACCGGATGCACGTCGGCGGACGGCGGCGCTGCGCAAGGTTCCGGCATGAGCCGATACGGCGGCGCGGGCGGTACAGGCGGAGGCGGTAGCTACTGAAGCATCGTCGGCCGTTTGCGGGCGGAGCGTCGTGCGCGGGCGCCGCCGTAACGCTGCCGCATCGCGAGCGGCGCCCCGTTCAGCCCACGTCCGCATAAATGCCTTCACGTCGGTCGGTGTGGCGCCGCGGGCGCGCCGCTAGCTGCATACAGATTCCCAGACGACGAGCGAGATCACCGCCGCCGAGCACGCGCGCGACGCTCGG
The sequence above is drawn from the Burkholderia ubonensis genome and encodes:
- a CDS encoding TauD/TfdA dioxygenase family protein gives rise to the protein MTTPAIHAATAARVGHQPAPSFEAAAQRFDIIPLDAPVGAEVVGIDLSQPLDAAAFTRIHRAHLDHHVLVFRDQRITPERHVAFSRRFGPLQIHVLHQFGLAGHPEVLVVSNIVENGRPIGLGDAGHYWHSDLSYKEKPSLGSLLHAQELPSEGGDTLFANMHLAWDTLPAHLRRAADGLRAEHTYLARYAELQARNPWRPNLSAEQVAQVKPVVHPVVRTHPETGRKALFVSEHFTTRIVGLPEDESRALLDELFAHSVRAEHLYRHVWRDHDLVFWDNRSLMHLAAGTPDHLRRKLYRTTIEGDAPF
- a CDS encoding cold-shock protein, producing the protein MDTGIVKWFNDSKGFGFISPDNGGDDLFAHFSEIRADGFKTLAENQKVSFETKQGPKGLQAANIKPL
- a CDS encoding porin; amino-acid sequence: MAGFLPAAANAQSSVTLYGLIDTSITYANNQRTHGAGSPGSSSWSMTSGAQNASRWGIRGAENLGGGMSAIFALENGFSGTTGALSQKGVDMFGRQAWVGLNSKTAGSLTFGRQYDLILDFVTPLGASGPGWGGNLAVHPYDNDDSNRNIRINNSVKYTSPTYHGLTFGLMYGFSNTAGQFGNNAAWSAGVSYANGPLKLGAGYLKINRDRNLANPNGALSTVDGSATITGGSQQIWSVAGRYAFGLHSVGLGWSHSATDGVTGVLQGGSIAALKGNSLVFDNFSIDGRYMATSALSLSAAYTYTMARFDTRTGQTRPKWNQVVAQADYAFTKRTDVYLEGVYQSVSGGHGNHAFDATVWTLAPSANDNQVIVALGLRHKF